Genomic segment of Peromyscus leucopus breed LL Stock chromosome 23, UCI_PerLeu_2.1, whole genome shotgun sequence:
CTTTATCTCCACACAATGAGCAACTTCGCAGTTCACGAGGAAACCTGCTGTGATAAGCGTGCCCTAGTCTGTGGGGGGTTTCACTTAGGAGCAAGCATCACATCTAGACAACATCATCCGGCAGCACAATGAAACCCACCCTTAACACAGTAGGGCTGGACACTGGGGTGGGGCTTATCTCACAGGGAGAGGGCACACCCCCAGCAGGGGACCTAGGAGTCTCAGTCTGCTTTTCAGTAAGCACAAAGGCACtgtcatttaaaacaaacaaaggccTAGGACTGGCAGGAGAGGACGTCAATTACCTCCTAACGTGACGTTTCCGTGTAGAAATCTGCCTTGATAAATGAGGCGCAGGATGTTTGGGCTGCTCACCTGTTCTTCTTCCCAGTCTGAAAGAAACGGAACTGGTTAGGGCCCCCAAAACACAGCAGGGCTGTGCAGGTCACACACCAGAGGCCTCCAGGGTGTGACCAGAGCCTCCACCCCCAGGCACTGCAGCCCTGGCTCCTTCCACCCTCCTCAAAAGCAGCAGAGCTGCAAAGACTGCAGGCTGCCGTGAAACAGTGGGCTGGGGAAATCTAGTCTGTCATTTGAAGATCACTTCCGTTCTCAGTATTTAGCAGAGCACTATATGTCCCAGTGCTTGGACTTGTTGAGATGCACACTCCAGGGCAGTGACAAGTTCCGCAAAGACTTCCTTAGCTCAGTGTGTCAGTGCCGGGGTGCACTGTCCCGTCCTTCTCAGGCCCACTGACAAACTGCTACCAGCTGTGGTATGGGTGGCCCAGCAGCTACTGCGGCTGCCATCTGGAAACCTCAGCTCACAGACTGCTGTGCAGGCAGGCTGTGCTCCCACTGCAGCGGCAACCCTCAGCTTGCTGCTGCAAGAACGGAGCTCTGCATTCAGTTAAGATTTGAGAATTCCTGTTCACCTTTCTCAACATCCTAGGTTCTGCTTCCAGGAGGAGACAATGGACAACAAACCAACAGTCTAGACTACTCTGAGAGCGAGGGATGGAAAAGAAGGCAGGCTAGTCTCTAccgtggtttggttttgttgggtGTTCAGAACTTCACAATATCCCCTTGTCTCAGCAACTCCAGCACAGAGTCACTCTTCTCATTCCCAGGCCCCTGTGCCATGCCTGCCCCCACCCAGCAGGCCCCCTCTTCTCCTGGGAATTCTGACTGCACTGTCTCTTCCAGATAAGATCAAGTGAGCCACTCTGCTCCAGTATGAATGACTTGCATGCACTGCCTTTAAAACCACTGTTTACAGAGTATGTCTGGCCAAGCATTCCCTTGCTATACAGACAAGTGACAGTGACTTTAATCCATACAGAAAAGAGGTTAGAATTGATTTTGCTAAATGTACTATATAGAGCCggcacggtggcacatgcttgtaatcccagatacTGGAGAgattaaggcaggaggattgcaaatttgagggcagcctgggcaatttagcaaGACTTTCTAAAACAGGGAGCAAGGGATACAGCTTAAGtaatagagtacttgcctagcatgcacaaggccctgggttcaatcctttaTACTGGAAACAGTTAATGAGATGGGCAAAGCAGTATTACCAGATGGCACATGCCGTGGAAATCGTGAAGGGAAAACTAAGGACTAACTTAAAGCAAGGCAGAGTCTCACTAGATAGGGAGGCAGAGGGGTTGGGGGAGCTCCCACATAGACTCCCCCAAAGTGTTCACTGGGGAGTAGCTGAAAGCACCATGCAGAGACTTCACTCTCCTGGACCTTGTTCACGGAACTTATGCACCATGAAGTGCAGGTCAAGCCTGTTCCGGGCTTCATTTTCTATGGGTGGCCCCCACGCAGGGGGGCCACGGGGCCTGCTGCGTGGTAAGGCTGGTCTCTCTCCTTCAGTGTTTGGTCTGAAGGTCCGTTCCCATGGAGTGCATGCGCACCAGCAAACTCCCCGGCACCAAGGCAAACGTGGCCTCTGCATTGCTCGTCTGGTTGCTGCTTTGTGTGAGGAAGGCCCAATCTCGGGTAGTGAGCCCGGTAAGTCGGCCCAGGTCTCAGCACTTCCTCCAAGAGTGTGGAGCAGGTGGGGAGGAAGGACCAGGACCGAGCCGCCAGCACTCACCCATGGGCCAGTTGTCATAGACATGCTTGGCGATGTCGGAGGCGGAGTCATTCGGGGAGAAGAGGAACTCCTTCGTCTTCCCACTCACCAAGATGAGGCGCAAGTTAATCTGAAAGCAGACAGAGATGCTCTCAGCAGATGTCTCAACCGGAAAGCACAACGACTTGACAGGTTTTCACTTACGCCACCTTCTGAGCGCCGGTGCCGTCGGTGTTTTCATTTCAAATCCGCATTATTATTGAGTCATCAGACAGAGTAAGAGTTCCATTATGGCATTTTCCACACACATGTCACATTGTTTTCTTATTCAGCCTCCTGCTGAaatgcccctgccctgccccggCTGCCTTTCCCTGAAACTCTAGCtggtctccttcctctccaatAGTCCCGCCCCTTCTACTTCACGTCACAGTACTGACTTCAGTTCTTCCAAAGCAGTTTTTACAATGGGAATTGGTATATAACTTTTATTTCCTGTCATTTACAGCGAGCGTGCTGCAGATACGTTTCTAAGTAAAAGAAAACCCAAGTCGCGGGGCCGGCGGAGACGGACGGCTTGGGAATAAGTGTTTGCTGTGAAAGCATAAGGCCCAGGTTCAGATCCCGGGCTGCCGGCCGGCCGGCCAGTCCGACCGATGATGAGTCAGAGCTCGGTGAGAAGAcggtctcagaaaaaaataaggtggctAGAGGAAGACCTCTGACACCGACCTTTGGCCTCGGCATGCACACAGGCGCATGTACACCgatacacttgtacacacacagaaaaccaaaGTCATTATGCTTCTGAATCTATCACAAGGTCGGCAACTAAACTGCAGATTGTGACTGCTATTACAGAATTGGCTTTAATTCAAAACTTATTAAAAACGACAGCCCTGTGGGGCCTGTTGCTAAACACGAGAGCAAACAAGAAGAATCCAGCAACTTTGTCCTACACCTCTTGGGTTTTGCATTGCAAGTCAATATGTATTCCAACTAAGCAACTATTCCGAAAAgtccactttaaaatttttatcttccataattcacttttttttatcACTGTTGTTAAATTCACTGTATCTACTCATTTCCCTATAAGCCACAGATATAGGTATGGTTTCCGACATCTTCAGGTCTGTATTTTAAAGACTTTAGCGGGGCTGGAGAcagttcagcagttaggagcacatattactcttgcagaggacccaggtttggacCCTGATACACATGCCAGATGACTCAAAATtgcctgtaactttagctcctGAGGttccgatgccttcttctggacacacacactttttctttttgtaaaaagacCTTACTAAAAAGTTGGGTCTGGTCCCAGCTGAGTATTAGACAATCTAGCCTAGCTTCTTTCTATATGGCCAGAGAATGTCACTGTACCGTGGCAAATTGTGACAAGGCCCAGGTCACCTTCTCCCCTCTTCAGTTACTAATATGTACTTTTGAAAAACTAAAGCAACAAGAAGCCCTAGTCTAGAGCCCAGTGCCAATATCAGCACTACCACAGTACTGCACTACGCTGCTTTCCCTTTTCAGTCAGCCATGGCAACACCACCCTGCTCCCTCACCATGAAGAAAATACGCTGAGAATTGATATTCACCAGCAATGGGAATCAATTGGATTCTTATCAGACAGAATGGACGTGGGTGCTGAATTAGAACCTGTACTCCAACTGTGTGGATAACTcagcagaagagaaaaaggaactcTATATTCCAGGTGAAAAGCTTTTACTATCTCTGTAAGAATTTAGagctacttttaaaatgaaattacactaaaaaaaatcctaatataGGGAGAGAAGTGAgtcacactatttttttttttttaaagatttacttatttattaggtatacagaagagggcaccagatctcattatagagggctgtgagccaccatgtggttgctgggaattgaactcaggacctctggaagagcagtcagtgctcttaacctctaagccatctctccagcccgagtcaCACTATTGTAAAGAAGCTCATGCTGAATACCCCCCATTCCTAATCCTAACCCTTTCTGAATGCATTCCGGACTGGGGATTCTCAGCTTAGGGATGTTCAACAAGTCAAATCTAAGTAATGCTTCAAAACCTGAAATACCTCTGGCCCCAACCATTCAAATCAGGGTCCTCTTAACCCATGTCGTGCAGAAACGTTCTCACCAGAGCAAGCTCAGGTAGCCGTCTACAAGACTTAAACAGAAAATCCCCAGCATTTCCCTAAGAAGACATTCTTCTTGAGACTGGAAAAGTAAAAAGCTGTCATTGGCCCCCACCTGCCCCCCACACTCTGGGGGGTGTTAAAATATAAGAGGGGACACATGGGAAATCTGTGTCGTCCTCTTAATTTTGCTGGGAACTCAAACtgttcttcagttttgttttgttttgttttttaaagaaggagCTATGCTTCTGAATATAGAAATGTACACCAAGTTACAAGATGTCCTGGTGTCCTCTGAAGACTCTTCACAGAGCCTCAATTAACTATTCTGGCCGAAGgaaccacaacacacacatgcacaccctacTCTACCAATACATGCTAAGTCCTCAGCTCTTCCCATTTAAAACCTGCACCATCGTTAACCAATCAGCTGACAGACAAAAAAATCAACTGTCTGTTATCGAGTCCCAGCACTAGAAACTTCTGCTCTTTACATGTGTTTGGTAACGTCTTAAAAGAACTACTTTTCTTTGATATTTATGGGTGGATACACATTTTCGGTCCCACAGCCCTACTAACCCCTCTGTACCCATCCAGGCTGTCATCGTAGCCTTggtgtcctgcctggctccagagaTCACCTGACACTGGAGAAGTCTGAAGGTGGCCCGGACTACAGAAGTATGGTTTTTCAGTCTTCCAAACCCTCGCATGAGAGGCAAGAGAGTATGACAACTCCAAGGCCAGGGATTTTCGGGTCTCACAGTGAAAAGCAGCTGAACTGATGGAGGCTGCTTCCAGGAGGTGAGAACAAAAGTGGAACAGCAAATGTGAGCACTGAGTTACAGAAAGTAACTCCCTGCCCCAAGTACCTGCTGGGCACATGCTAGACATCGAGCCAGCTGGTCGGCCAATACCTGGGCTTCGGTGTTAAGAACCCACGTGGGAAGGCATGAAGCCATGCCTCACTTACTGGTACCCCACTGGACTGTGCAGCAGGGAGCACAGGGGTGAACAATGGCTTCTGGGTAGCAGTATGAATGCACGGGTAGCCCTCAGAGCTCGCAACATGCCACAGTTAGTCTACACACTGTCACCGAGTGAGTCTTTTACAAAGTAAAGCCACTTCTATGCTACCATCCACGGACTCGACCTAGCTTCTAAATGCAGACAGAGGGGGTGATTAATATAGCCAACTTGGTCCGACACCAGAAGTGTAACTTGCCTCGGACACAGCCCGGATGGTCTGGGGTTGTTGACAGCAATGGAGGAAAAGACTGAATTCTAACCAGTCAGATGAGCACAGCACACAGGCTGGCTGTTAGCCATTCCTGCACTGGAGTGAGAGTCCACTCAGAAACAACCACCCCCTTGGGAGGTAGGAGGGTCCTTTACCCAGCAATGAGTAGAAACTCCTCTCTAAAGCTTGTGCACTTGTTGAAGAAGAAAATGGTTCATCAGGACAAAACGACTTGGGGTGAATGGAGCAGAATGTACCGAGATTCCTAAGGGGTGGCGTTCAGAGTCCCCAGACCAACTACATGCTGAATGACTTCCGGGCAAACGACTGTTTATGGCCTACAGTCACTCACTGCAATGGATCAAGAGGCCCCAggctttcaaaccaccacccctCTTTCtgaaaaaagaattgaaaacaaaaaactgggagACACCACATTTAGACAGAAAGATTAGGGGAGTCAAAAAATGGAAGACAGACTGGACTAGAGAGAGGACTGTTAATAAAATGAGATTATTATGGAGGTGGACAACAGCCCCCTTTAAGAGGAAGCATGGCTCTTGTCTACCAAGAGACTAGCATGCTGAACAGAAAAGAATTCACACTtcctgcttgaaagcctgaagggGCGAGCAGCAAGGCCTGGGCTGTGACCCGCGTTTCTCTTGGGGAACGAGATCAGCAGAAACACCGCTGCCTCCGTGCTGTGTGTCTCCAGGTCCCATGTGTCCTACCCCGCCACCACGCTTTGCTAAATGGCCATGGCCGAGTGGTGAGTGGAAAAGGCCCGAGATGACCTCTTAGCAAGTCACTTTAAGAGGCACTCACTACAGCTCAGCGGAATTTCGCTGAGTGATGGAAGCCACCCCAAAGGGTCTACACTTACATCACTCTTAAACTTACAGGACTGGAGGTGGAGAGCAGGCCAGCCTTGGGCAAgtgtgagggaaagagagctgtaTCTATGGAAGTGGGGCAAGGGGAGCCATGGATCCAACTGCTCTGTGTCATGATGTGGTAGTGTCCCGGAAATGACATGTGACAGAACTAAGTACACACACCATGATGTAAGCAAGTCTGCACAGCCTGTGGATCTTACCAACGTCTAACTCCAGTTGTGATGTTATAGTTATATAAGACGTTATCATCAGGGAGACCCGGGACTTGTTATTTCTCACAAGTGCATGTGGAGTTTTGGCTCTTctttagctaggcatggtggtggtgcCTACAGCTGGTCCTGCCTGTccttgggaaggggaggcaggcgAGTGGAGTGGAGCCCAGCCTGGGTGATAGGGCAAGAGAACTCAAACAACAAATAATGCAAGTGCCCGACTTCCTAAACACGTACATGGGATTTAACATGCATCTCTTTTAATTACTTTTCCTATTTCCCCTTGAAGATgacaatgtttttaaagtatacattATATTTCAATAACTACTTAATTTTGTACTTAAAAAAGGTACAAGCCTCTATCAGTGACTTGTACTAAGACAATataggaaattaaaaatagatatgtGGCTTTCCTTTTTTTAGAACCGAGGGTTAATAAATGCCAGATTTTGAATTTTGTTAATgcttttataaaaacaacaaagaatgagGGAGAATATAAgactgatttaaaataaaaattatccaaACACTTTTATAGCACTAAAATATGAGAACCATGTATTTAACAAACTCATTTTCCATCCACTCAAACATCTGAAACTCACGGCTTTGTGTTTGCATCATGAAAAATTCAGTATGAAAATAGGACTTCCTAATCTTCATTAAAAGacttttgaaaattatatgtacataagtgtctgtgtgagtatgtgcacatgatgCTGGTACTCACGGAGGCCAGACACATCAGAtgtcctggagttggagttggagCGGCTGTGACTCCCCTGATGTGTGCTAGGGACCTAACAGAGGTTCTCCTCAAGAGTAGTACAGGTGCTTACAcaccgagccagctctccagcccgaTGTCATAGTCTTGACgacaagaaacacacaaacaagtcAACAGTGGCAAGGAGGGCTGTCTAGGatataaaattagaaatgctCAATAAGGATTTGTTGAGTGAGTTTTAATAAAAACCAGAGGAAGCATTCATGGGCTGAGTTCACAACAGGGCACAGCACAGTGAATGTAAAGTAAAAGCCTACAGTGTACACCTTACTGAGACACTTCCCATAGTGTTTAACCACCCCATCTTGCCCACtctaaggcagagagagaccgCAGCCCCAGCTCAGAGGTGTGGGAGTGGCTGGAAGCAGTGCTTCCCAGTGCTCGTCCCCCATGGCCCTGCTTTTTAGTCTCCAGAGCATTCTGCCTGTTCAAAGCCCAGGCATCTTCACTCAGTCCTCCAAACTGCCAAGGTCCTACTTCCTTCAAAGCCTCCTCCACACGGGCCGTCCTGTACCTGGACTGCTTGCCATTCCCCATCCCATGCACACCTACATCTCAGTGCACAGCTCTGCGGCCTCCATTGGCTACGGCCAACCCAGCCTCAAAACAATCACTACAGACAAAATACTAAAAGTACACTGTGGAAAACAATTTCGAGGAGGAACTGGAGAAGACAAGTAAGTGTTTCTATTTCCCACTGAAAAGGAACAGCAAAAACATCCGAGCAGTTTATTTACTCACGGCATCTATGAACACATTTAAGCTACACAAAATATACCCGCGTTCCTGCCTATGATCTCACTCGCCCTCAGTAAACTAAGGCCTGGAGTGATGACTAACCACACTGAACCACACTGAAACCTGATAACTGGATCTTCTCTACACTCTGTTAGCACCTTATGTGATACAGATTCTAATCATACATTGCATATTAAACCCTGTACGTGGGACACTCACTCAGTGAGGTGCCCTGTTTCATGGTCTAGAAACATCTGCCTACACTAAGTGGAGATAAAAGATCAGAAAGGTCTCCAACTAAAGTTCTTCTACAACAAgggttttcaacctgtggatcatgaggGTTCTCAaccactgtattaaagggtcgcagcatcaggaaagttaagaaccactgctctagaacgtTTTACATTTTCCCACTTACTTGGAATGTGTATTTCCAGAACCATGTTCCAAACAGTATTTTATATTTCCTGAATTGTTCAactatttattgatttaaaaaaattccaggccaggcagaggtagcacatgccttaaatcccagcactcgagaggcagagctaggtggatctctgtgagttcgaggccagcctggtctacagagtgagatccaggacaggcaccaaaactacacagagaaaccttgtctcgaaaaacaaaaaacaaacaacaacaacaacaaagaaaatccaATTCCAATCACAACACAAGAAGCTaggaagctgtgaagatgaatgGATGCTAACAGTGGCTAGCTTACTTGCTTCCATATGCAGATTTTTATCACCAGAATAAAGAGCACAGGGTTTTTATAAGTTCAGTTTAGAATCAATATATGCAGtacaaaatatacaaagtatCAAATGTGTCACATAGTAAGGTAATTAACATCATAAATTACTGAACACTGTAATAACCATAATCAGCCTAGCAAGTCACTAAACACTACTACAAAATACTCTTCTTTTAAGTACTTTATAATgtacatttattttgaaataagtttGGGGAATTTtggtaaaattaaaattctatgaGAAGATCTACAGTGCATAGGCTTgggtattcgtgtgtgtgtgtgtgtgtgtgtgtgtgtgtgtgagagagagagagagagagagagagagagagagagagagagtcagagacagacagagacagagagagagagagaatgcacgtATGAACTAGTAGTGTAAGAGCATGTTGATAGTCAGAGGACAATCAGGttattcctcaggtgccatctgctggtgggatatttgtacactgtgtgaagatacattgctgtgattggtttaacaaaaagctgaatggccaatagctaggcaggaggtataggtaggacttcccagcagagagaggaagtaggagataaTTGAGGCACgcagggagacaccaggagatgcagagcaagcagaatGTACAGGAAGAGAGGTAAtagccataagccatgtggcagaatgtagattaatataaatgggttaatttaagttacatgaattagttagaaacaagccaagctataggctgagttttcataattaataagaagtctcggtgtcattatttgggagctggctgggcagagaaagactcAATACAATACAATCTGCCTCCTTTTTGAGGTCAGGTCTCAttggcctggcactcactggGTAGGCTGGCCTGCGTGGCCAGTCAGTGAGCCTGCCTGTCTAtagctcctcagtgctgggagtgTGTCAACAGCCTAACTTCTTATGCCTCCTCTGACAAGTATTTTACTATCTCTTCCTACCCTCAATGATTAGCAATTATTGCAAATTAAcattgaaaacataaaatttagaaGTTCCAAATACTATAAACTCATATGTTTCTGAAACCAAGTTCTGGTTCTGCAGTGTGATAGCCTGCACACAGGATACCAACTAGCTGCTTCAAACTGATTTTAGTATACAAGGCTCTTAAATACACTGTCAACTGAGTAACAGATGTGAGCAATACTAAAGTACCTGCTCTGGGAGGggcatacaggtgtgtgtgtgtgtgtgtgtgtgtgtgtgtgtgtgtgtgtgtgtgtgaagtcttgGTTCTAAACAGGATTCTTACATCCCTCAGCTCACTAGAAGAAGGGCTGTTCATTCAGGACAACTGTCCCTAAAGGGATTAAgtacaggcaggagaaagggagtTGGCAGAAGCACAGTAGCAGAGAGGCCCCGGGGACGAGAGTGGCTTTCTCCCCTGTCACACAGTCATGTACTTCAGAAAGGGGAcagctctcttcctcctgcctgcctcctcctagGAGAAACACAGCAGTCCAGTTTGTGCCTAAGTCACAGTAAGGAAACCAAGCACTGTCGACCGGCAGAGGCGTTCCTTCTGGGTCCCCAACGGCTCTAGCGGGCTGTCTTTCAACACCTCTAAGTTGTACTTTCTCCAGTCACCTACCCACACAGCTAAATCCTGGCCTGGCACGGGATAGAGCTTTTAGGTGCCACACTTAAAGTTGTCTTGGCTTTGCTCCGTTATTGGGGTCTTCTACACTATTCCCTTTGGGGAGTCTGCCCTTCTATGGCTGTCTCTTCCTACTTACTTGTGTATCATCACCAAGCTCGCCGTACTGCCCTAGATCCTGGGACCTCAGGTCTTTAACATGGACTTTCGGAACTGATTCCTCAAGTTCCGACAGGAAGGACAGAACTGCGGTCCTGAGAGGCCAGCCGTCAACAGAAACGCATCCTAAAGCTCCCAGGTTTCTCCTAGATGACTGTGTGCTCCTCCACTAAGGCCAGGCCCCTCCACCACTCCCGAGGCCTTCCTCAATACCTGACCCCAGTCTTCTTCAGGCACACAAAGggcttgcttttctctctcttagGATAGAAAACAAGTTCTGAGGCATTATCTGCAACCTAAAAACTAGTCTTGCATTTCTCTGAACCATGGGACTTCAGAGGAATAGATTCTAAGAGAGAAAAAGGATTATTTACTGTAAAAGAGGTTTGGAAATGTGATCCCTTAAACATCACTaccatgttttaaatattaataaatggttAAATTGTGACATTCTGTCTTATGCATATTTATCACAATTTACAAGTTAATTATAAACTATAGTATCAAGTCTGAACCATTTCCTCATATTTTCCTAACAGTGCACGGGAAAGATAAGCTACTTATTTGGAATAGTCACCCACAATGCAACAATTAGTTCAAAGACAATCACGTGTGATGGCAGACCCACCAGCACAGCAAATTCCTCATGACCACACCCCTGTAAACATGTCACTGTGCTGTGAGGAACACACAAGTGTAGCACATACAATTATGTGCAGCGTATAATGCTGGATAATGACCTTCAACTACTATGTACTGGCTTGTGTGTTTAATAAACTGTACCTTGTATCACTATTTCTGACAGTCCTACTTCTAAAAAGAACATTCTGCAGTTGTGGCTacggctcagaggtagagcacttgtctgTTAAGTGGGCCTCAGCTTAatcccaggcacacacacacactccccactgAGAGCAGAGCTGCCTTAAATCCCTAAAGTACCTCAATTTAGACAATTAAGTTATAAGATGATCCTACATAGATGATATCAGTTACTGCAGCAAGATATACTCTGCCTACATTTACTTTCCAATCAACTGATCCATAAGGGGTCATCAAATAGCAAGATTTAGTCAAAAAACATCATAGTCAAAGGCACCTCATCCAAAATCTTTCTGTAGCCATGTTGTATGATATATGTCATAATTATACTTAGTGCTACCAGATATTAGTTTTTAAGTTTGTGTGttggtagttttatgtcaacttgacacaagctagtcactGGTGaggagaaaattcctccataagaatAGCTGTAGGCAaatctatagggcattttcttaattagtaactCATAGGTGAGGGCCCAGCACATTGtaggtggttccatccctgggctgctggtcttgggttctataagaaggtgggctgagcaagccatgaggagcagtaaagagcacccctccatggtctttgcatctgctcctgcctctaggttcctgcccaggttgagttcctgccctgcttctttcaatgatgaacgAGAAGTATAAGACAAATACACCCTTTACTCCCCaggctgctttggtcatggtgtttcatcacagcaataatgaccctgactaagacagaataATTTTTCAAAACCGTGTTCAGAGCACACTGGTGAATTTTGAACCCTTTGGTACTCTACAGAACAGACCAGGCTGACAGACCAACAGTGGACAGAATCTGCGAGTTAGAGAAAAGGGAACAGGAGAAAACGGGGTGGAGTAAGTGAAGGCTCCAAGCTCTGGTGTTACAGTGTAGGAGGGAGCCAGAAGAATTTCACAGAAACGAGTACCAGAAAAGGCTTAGTATCTAGAAAAGTAtacatttaggtttttttgttttgtttttttactgtaTCAGTTTTGAAAACTCAATCTTAAAAACTTAATTCTGGTAGCACCAAATATAATTATCACATATACCACGGATTTTGG
This window contains:
- the Ubl3 gene encoding ubiquitin-like protein 3, producing the protein MSSHVPADMINLRLILVSGKTKEFLFSPNDSASDIAKHVYDNWPMDWEEEQVSSPNILRLIYQGRFLHGNVTLGALKLPFGKTTVMHLVARETLPEPNSQGQRNREKTGESNCCVIL